A window of Parafrankia discariae genomic DNA:
GGGTACCTGATAGGCGAGCGTACGCAGCGTCGTGAAATACGCCCGCGGGTCAGGCTGGTCGTAGATGTGATCCAGTGAGACTTTGCCAGTGGCATCGAAACGCACAGGTCAGGCTCCTGCAGCTCATGGTCGGGACCGGACTCGCCGTCGCGGGGCCGGCTCTGCAATGCCAGATCCCGTGAACGCGGACCAGCCGATCAGCACGCCGACGCCGTGCGGGCGGGTCAAGGGCCACGGGCGTGGTCGCCCACGCGATCGGATCGCCGGCTCAGTCGAGCAGACGGTCGCCCCGCACGCGAGCCGCCGGCCCGGTGGCCTCGAGATGTTCGGGCAGCACCCGGCCGAACAGCTGCCTTGTGCGCGCGACGCTACCGATGACACCGGGGCGCTCGCAGTAGGCGAAGATCGCCGAATGACGGGCGGCGCCCCCCCGCACCGGGCTGACCCGGTGCAGCGAGAAGCGGCCCCGGAACAGCTGGAGATCGCCGGGACGGAGCACGAGGCGCTGTACCCGCCGGTCATCCCGACCGGTGAGGACGTCACGCACGGCCTCGAGGTTCTCGGCCTCGGCGGACCGGATGCCGGGACAGTACTCGAAGATCCCGCCCGCCTCCGGCTCCTGGATCAGCAGGCTCAGCGAGAACTCGTTGGTGTCGAAGTGCCAGGGGTGCTCATCTCCGGGTCGGATGACGTTGAGGCACAGCTGGGCCAGCGGGTCCGCCAGCTCATGGAGGCGATCAAGCCCGCAGCAGGCCGCCACGAACCGTCGAAACGACTCGTCGGAATACAACCGCCGTATACCCACACCGTCGGGGACGAGATCGGCCGCGACGAACGCGTTTCCGCGCCGCATGGCGATACGCCCGGGGTGGTCTTCGGGTAACGGCATCCCCATGTCGATGTTGTATGCGTTGACCGTCTCGGCCTGGTAGTACGCCGACGGAGCGAGCGCGGCGCATTCGGCGCGCAGGGCCTCACGGGCATCGGGGCGAACGAAGTCGGTG
This region includes:
- a CDS encoding HalD/BesD family halogenase → MDDLVDTDRYPLAYPAGAAWRELAAGVRRELEATGCSVLTDFVRPDAREALRAECAALAPSAYYQAETVNAYNIDMGMPLPEDHPGRIAMRRGNAFVAADLVPDGVGIRRLYSDESFRRFVAACCGLDRLHELADPLAQLCLNVIRPGDEHPWHFDTNEFSLSLLIQEPEAGGIFEYCPGIRSAEAENLEAVRDVLTGRDDRRVQRLVLRPGDLQLFRGRFSLHRVSPVRGGAARHSAIFAYCERPGVIGSVARTRQLFGRVLPEHLEATGPAARVRGDRLLD